From [Clostridium] symbiosum, a single genomic window includes:
- a CDS encoding PD-(D/E)XK nuclease family transposase: MDKRSTAGGFCSRMDFYEERRKKVQQFNMTSDVFCGKVLEDRSACEEVIRIILDEPGFTVKEVKAQYSIRNVENRSVILDILAEDMSGKLVNIEMQIRNDGDNQRRVRYYQASIDMSCLEKGVPYEELPDLYLIFITEKDFFAHKLGIYYVERRLKNIGNTVDNGIHEIYANLECECSNEKINELLSYMKKSDSSYQTETFPNVVRRVKFFKEKEKGVESMCRILEEERNEGREEGRKEGSDRINELIRRLLKDGRNEDMVKSLEEPEYQEQLLKEYNL, translated from the coding sequence ATGGATAAAAGAAGCACAGCGGGCGGTTTCTGCAGCAGGATGGATTTTTATGAGGAACGCCGGAAGAAGGTTCAGCAGTTCAATATGACAAGCGATGTGTTTTGTGGAAAAGTGCTGGAGGACAGGAGCGCCTGTGAGGAGGTTATCAGGATAATACTGGACGAGCCGGGATTTACCGTCAAAGAGGTAAAGGCACAGTATTCGATCCGCAATGTTGAGAACCGTTCGGTGATTTTGGATATACTGGCGGAGGATATGAGCGGGAAACTGGTCAACATAGAGATGCAGATACGAAATGACGGTGATAACCAGAGGAGGGTGAGATACTATCAGGCCAGCATCGACATGAGCTGCCTGGAAAAGGGAGTGCCCTATGAGGAGCTTCCGGATTTGTATCTGATTTTTATTACGGAAAAAGATTTTTTTGCACATAAGCTGGGAATCTATTATGTCGAGCGCAGGCTGAAGAATATCGGTAACACTGTGGATAACGGAATCCATGAGATATATGCGAATCTGGAATGTGAATGCAGCAATGAAAAAATCAACGAATTGCTCTCTTATATGAAAAAGTCGGACAGTAGTTATCAAACAGAGACATTTCCGAATGTTGTCAGGAGAGTGAAGTTTTTCAAGGAGAAAGAGAAAGGAGTAGAGAGTATGTGCAGAATATTGGAGGAAGAGCGAAATGAAGGAAGAGAAGAGGGGAGAAAGGAAGGCAGTGACCGGATCAACGAATTGATTCGGAGACTGTTAAAGGACGGAAGGAACGAAGATATGGTGAAATCCCTGGAAGAGCCGGAGTATCAGGAACAATTGTTGAAGGAATATAATCTGTAA
- a CDS encoding amidohydrolase, giving the protein MNFKEEAAGLSDYIVEKRRWIHSHAEVSFEERDTTAYITKELESMGIETQRFPDYYGVIGTIRGEKPGKTVMLRADIDALPLNEESGEAFSSCNPGAMHACGHDCHSAMLLGAARMLSSHQEGLCGTVKLLFQSAEESCHGAHYYVDHGYLDDVDALMGIHVWASMETGFINIEDGFRMASCDNFKIIVEGSSVHGSTPHLGHDAIVAASSIIMNIQTFVSRENDPLNPMVVSVGMVKAGTQFNIIADRVEMEGTIRTYGVEMRKKVQKELGRIIGGTAEALGCRAEFINNPIEPPVINDDLELNELARAAAVKLYGEEVLKKMPRVMGSEDMSILMEKVPGLLCFIGYYNEECGSVHPVHSVHFRVDEKLLPRGAALYAQFAYDYLEGGEVEKGGKSL; this is encoded by the coding sequence ATGAATTTTAAAGAGGAGGCCGCTGGGCTGAGCGATTATATTGTCGAGAAGAGACGGTGGATACACAGCCACGCGGAGGTATCTTTTGAGGAAAGAGATACGACGGCGTATATTACAAAAGAACTGGAAAGTATGGGAATTGAAACGCAGCGTTTTCCCGATTATTACGGCGTGATTGGCACGATCCGCGGGGAAAAACCGGGGAAGACGGTGATGCTCAGGGCTGACATTGACGCCTTGCCGCTGAACGAGGAGAGCGGGGAGGCTTTTTCTTCCTGCAATCCGGGAGCAATGCATGCCTGCGGACACGACTGCCACAGCGCAATGCTTTTAGGGGCGGCCCGTATGCTGAGCAGCCATCAGGAAGGTCTCTGTGGTACGGTAAAACTTTTATTCCAGTCGGCGGAGGAATCCTGCCATGGGGCGCACTACTATGTGGATCATGGATATCTGGACGATGTGGACGCCCTGATGGGAATCCACGTCTGGGCCAGCATGGAAACAGGCTTTATAAATATCGAGGATGGATTCCGGATGGCGTCCTGCGACAATTTTAAAATTATTGTGGAGGGCTCCTCGGTACACGGCTCCACCCCGCACCTGGGGCACGATGCCATTGTGGCCGCCAGCTCGATTATCATGAATATACAGACTTTTGTCAGCAGGGAAAATGATCCGCTGAATCCAATGGTGGTGTCGGTGGGCATGGTGAAGGCCGGAACCCAGTTTAATATCATTGCCGACCGTGTGGAGATGGAAGGGACTATCCGGACTTATGGAGTGGAGATGAGGAAGAAGGTTCAGAAGGAACTGGGAAGAATCATCGGCGGCACGGCGGAGGCGCTTGGCTGTCGTGCCGAATTTATCAATAACCCGATTGAACCTCCGGTCATTAATGACGATCTCGAACTCAATGAGCTCGCCAGGGCGGCGGCAGTGAAGCTGTATGGAGAAGAGGTCCTTAAAAAGATGCCGAGGGTAATGGGTTCCGAGGACATGTCCATTCTGATGGAAAAAGTTCCGGGACTGCTGTGCTTTATAGGCTATTATAATGAGGAGTGCGGAAGCGTCCATCCCGTTCATTCCGTCCATTTTCGTGTGGATGAAAAACTTCTGCCAAGAGGAGCGGCGCTCTATGCGCAGTTTGCCTATGATTATCTGGAAGGCGGAGAAGTGGAAAAGGGGGGAAAATCGCTGTGA
- a CDS encoding amidohydrolase, producing MNIKELAGEQKEYILTQRRFFHAHPEVSKEEAGTTEHIVRELEEMGIPVRTFDDCTGAVGTIEGTRPGGEPGSGKTVMLRADIDALPITEPQNKEYSSQNPGVMHACGHDCHMAMLLAAAKILSSHRDEFSGTVKLLFQMGEEVGIESKHYVDNGALDGVDAIFGMHVWALLDSGCVNFEDGERMASSDRFTIRIKGCSSHGSAPHEGKDAVVGAAAVVMALQTLVSRVNNPQNTFVLSVGMMNGGTQSNILAGQVELVGTTRTFNREFRKSLPKLITDMASGVAMAYGCEAETEYCFFPGPVINDHEDLNKIARSAAEKQMGKAALVHLDKMTGAEDFSVLMEKVPGVYGFLGVRNREKGICCVHHHPDFEVDEEQLPNGTGIYVQFAIDYLNG from the coding sequence GTGAATATAAAAGAGCTTGCAGGAGAACAGAAGGAATATATACTTACGCAGCGCCGCTTTTTCCACGCGCATCCTGAGGTATCAAAGGAAGAGGCCGGTACAACGGAACATATTGTAAGGGAACTGGAGGAAATGGGCATTCCGGTCCGCACATTCGACGACTGCACCGGCGCAGTGGGAACCATCGAGGGAACCCGTCCGGGCGGGGAGCCGGGTTCGGGAAAAACCGTAATGCTGCGGGCGGATATAGATGCCCTGCCGATCACTGAACCGCAGAATAAAGAATATTCCTCTCAAAATCCGGGCGTGATGCATGCCTGCGGCCATGACTGCCATATGGCCATGCTTCTGGCGGCCGCCAAAATCCTGTCGTCCCACAGGGATGAATTTTCGGGTACAGTGAAACTGCTCTTCCAGATGGGAGAGGAAGTCGGGATAGAATCAAAGCATTATGTAGATAACGGCGCACTGGACGGTGTGGATGCAATCTTCGGAATGCATGTGTGGGCGCTCCTGGATTCCGGCTGCGTCAACTTTGAGGACGGGGAGAGGATGGCATCCAGCGATCGGTTTACAATCCGGATCAAGGGCTGCTCCTCACACGGAAGCGCCCCTCATGAGGGAAAGGATGCCGTTGTAGGTGCGGCAGCCGTTGTTATGGCGCTTCAGACCCTGGTAAGCCGCGTCAATAACCCCCAGAACACCTTTGTACTGTCGGTGGGGATGATGAATGGGGGAACCCAGTCTAATATTCTGGCCGGACAGGTGGAACTGGTGGGAACCACCAGAACTTTTAACAGAGAATTCAGAAAGAGCCTGCCAAAGCTCATCACCGATATGGCCTCAGGTGTAGCCATGGCATACGGCTGCGAGGCGGAGACGGAATACTGCTTTTTCCCGGGACCGGTTATCAACGACCATGAGGATTTAAATAAAATAGCGAGAAGCGCCGCGGAGAAACAAATGGGAAAAGCGGCTCTTGTTCATCTGGATAAAATGACGGGCGCGGAGGATTTTTCCGTTCTGATGGAGAAGGTGCCCGGTGTTTATGGATTTTTAGGAGTGAGAAACAGAGAAAAGGGAATCTGCTGTGTGCATCATCATCCTGATTTCGAGGTGGATGAGGAACAGCTCCCAAACGGAACGGGAATCTATGTGCAGTTTGCGATAGATTATCTGAATGGATGA
- a CDS encoding Tex family protein: MDIIQILKDELQINRSQVEAAVKLIDEGNTIPFIARYRKEATGSLNDEVLRNLDERLKYLRNLEERKAQVINSIREQEKLTPELEKKILAAATLVAVEDLYLPYRPKRKTRASIAKEKGLEPLANLISLQMAKTPILKEAEKYISEEKGVPTAADALNGAKDILAERIAETAEYRTYIRKTTFQEGSLDSSARDEKTESVYEMYYNFTEPLKKTAGHRILALNRGEKEKILTVKITAPEEKILRFLEKKVITRDNPETSDILKEVAEDSYKRLISPAIEREIRSELTENAEAGAIKVFGKNLEQLLMQPPIMGRVVLGWDPAFRTGCKLAVVDATGKVLDTVVIYPTAPQNKVEESKKILKNLIKKYGVSLISVGNGTASRESEQIIVELLKEIPEQVQYIIVNEAGASVYSASKLATEEFPQFDVGQRSAVSIARRLQDPLAELVKIDPKSIGVGQYQHDMNQKNLSEALQGVVEDCVNRVGVDLNTASASLLEYISGINKTIAKNIVAYREENGVFESRKGLLKVAKLGPKAYEQCAGFMRIQGGKNPLDTTSVHPESYKAAEALLKRLGYDINELSSGGIKGISRKVTDYKKLSQELEIGEITLRDIVSELEKPARDPRDEMPKPILRTDVMDMKDLTPGMVLKGTVRNVIDFGAFVDIGVHQDGLVHISQMTDRYIKHPLEAVSVGDIVEVKVLSVDLGKKRISLTMKIK; this comes from the coding sequence ATGGACATTATACAAATTTTAAAGGACGAGCTTCAGATTAACCGCAGCCAGGTAGAGGCCGCAGTCAAACTGATCGATGAAGGCAATACCATCCCTTTTATAGCACGTTACCGCAAGGAGGCCACCGGCTCCCTGAATGATGAGGTGCTGCGAAATCTGGACGAGAGGTTAAAATATTTAAGGAACCTGGAGGAGCGCAAAGCCCAGGTTATTAATTCCATACGTGAACAGGAAAAACTGACTCCGGAGCTGGAGAAGAAGATTCTGGCGGCGGCAACGCTGGTGGCTGTGGAGGATCTCTATCTTCCGTACAGGCCGAAGAGGAAGACAAGAGCCAGCATTGCGAAGGAAAAGGGGCTGGAGCCTCTTGCCAACCTGATCAGCCTGCAGATGGCGAAGACACCGATCCTTAAAGAGGCCGAGAAATATATTTCGGAGGAAAAAGGCGTCCCGACCGCAGCGGATGCGCTTAACGGGGCAAAGGATATTCTGGCGGAGCGGATTGCGGAGACGGCGGAATACAGAACCTATATCAGGAAGACCACGTTTCAGGAGGGCTCCCTCGACTCTTCGGCCCGGGATGAGAAGACGGAATCCGTCTATGAGATGTATTATAACTTTACTGAGCCGCTGAAAAAGACGGCCGGCCACCGGATTCTTGCCCTCAACAGGGGAGAAAAGGAGAAAATTCTGACGGTAAAGATTACTGCACCGGAGGAAAAGATACTCCGTTTTCTGGAAAAGAAAGTGATTACCAGGGACAATCCCGAGACATCGGACATTTTGAAGGAAGTGGCGGAGGACAGCTATAAGCGTCTGATTTCTCCTGCCATTGAGCGGGAAATCCGCAGTGAACTCACTGAAAACGCCGAGGCGGGAGCGATCAAGGTGTTTGGAAAGAACCTGGAGCAGCTTCTGATGCAGCCTCCAATCATGGGCCGTGTTGTCCTCGGATGGGATCCCGCATTCAGGACGGGCTGTAAACTGGCGGTGGTGGATGCCACCGGAAAAGTACTTGATACGGTGGTGATTTATCCGACAGCACCACAGAATAAAGTGGAGGAGTCCAAGAAAATCCTGAAAAACCTGATTAAGAAGTACGGTGTCTCCCTGATTTCCGTAGGAAACGGCACCGCGTCCAGAGAGTCGGAGCAGATTATTGTGGAACTCTTAAAGGAGATTCCGGAGCAGGTGCAGTATATTATCGTCAACGAGGCAGGCGCCTCCGTTTACTCCGCCAGCAAGCTGGCCACGGAAGAATTCCCGCAGTTTGACGTGGGACAGAGAAGCGCGGTTTCGATCGCCAGAAGACTCCAGGATCCTCTGGCCGAGCTGGTCAAGATCGATCCGAAATCCATCGGTGTGGGGCAGTACCAGCACGACATGAACCAGAAAAACCTGAGCGAGGCCCTTCAGGGCGTAGTGGAAGATTGTGTAAATAGGGTGGGCGTTGATTTAAACACCGCGTCGGCCTCCCTTTTGGAGTACATTTCCGGAATCAATAAGACAATTGCGAAAAATATCGTTGCCTACCGTGAGGAAAACGGTGTGTTTGAAAGCCGGAAAGGCCTTCTCAAGGTGGCCAAACTGGGACCGAAGGCATATGAACAGTGTGCCGGATTCATGAGGATCCAGGGGGGAAAGAATCCTCTGGACACGACCAGCGTGCATCCCGAGAGCTACAAGGCGGCCGAGGCGCTCCTGAAACGTCTCGGATATGATATCAATGAACTTTCATCAGGAGGAATTAAAGGAATCAGCAGAAAGGTGACGGACTATAAAAAGCTGTCCCAGGAACTGGAAATAGGCGAGATTACGCTGAGAGACATTGTAAGCGAGCTGGAGAAACCGGCCAGGGATCCGCGTGATGAGATGCCGAAGCCGATCCTCAGGACGGACGTTATGGATATGAAGGATTTGACACCCGGCATGGTGCTCAAGGGGACGGTCAGAAATGTCATCGATTTCGGCGCCTTTGTGGATATTGGCGTGCATCAGGACGGACTGGTACATATCTCCCAGATGACGGACCGGTATATTAAACATCCGCTGGAGGCGGTCAGTGTCGGCGATATCGTGGAAGTCAAAGTGCTGAGTGTGGATCTGGGTAAAAAGAGGATTTCCCTGACAATGAAAATAAAATAG
- a CDS encoding AbgT family transporter, translated as MSKEKGKKKLLDRILNGIEVAGNKLPDPATLFVLLATLIVVLSGIFSAMGVTAVHPGTGETLSVVNLFSKAGVRMMWSKAVTNFSGFAPLGMVLVAVIGSGAAEKSGFLAAFMQKMLGSAAPAFVTFVIIFVGINGNIAGDAAFVVMPPLAAIIYLGMGRHPLLGMFTAYAGVAAGFCANVALGLSDALAYGYTEAAAQMIDPNYVASPAINYYFLIASCIVLSIVGTILTEKFMAPRFEGQDLSKYEYDKAAAELSPKQHKALNLAGLSFVITVVVIIAMCLGSDPVLGDPETGSLMASTSPFMSGIIVTVSIILFVPGAVYGFASGRYKNDKALFADIVDAFKDMAPYILLCFFCAQFTNYFSWSNLGAIIAIKGADLLTAMNFTGIPLLVGLVIVSCIVNLFIGSASAKWAILAPVFVPMMMILGYDPAVTQVAYRIGDSITNPLSPLFYYFPLILGFARRYEKDTGMGTIIANMIPYSVTFTVTWLILLVIWAMFNLPLGPGGGIFL; from the coding sequence ATGAGTAAAGAAAAAGGTAAAAAGAAGCTGCTTGACCGGATCCTGAACGGGATTGAAGTAGCGGGCAACAAGCTTCCCGACCCGGCGACGCTGTTCGTTCTTCTGGCGACACTCATCGTAGTGTTATCCGGTATTTTCAGCGCCATGGGGGTCACCGCAGTCCATCCGGGAACAGGAGAGACCTTATCGGTTGTCAATCTGTTTTCCAAAGCAGGCGTCCGCATGATGTGGAGCAAGGCGGTAACCAACTTTTCGGGATTCGCTCCGCTTGGAATGGTGCTTGTTGCGGTAATTGGTTCCGGTGCGGCTGAAAAGAGCGGTTTCCTGGCAGCGTTCATGCAGAAGATGCTTGGAAGCGCAGCGCCGGCGTTCGTAACATTTGTAATTATTTTTGTAGGAATCAACGGCAATATTGCCGGGGATGCGGCTTTCGTTGTGATGCCTCCTCTGGCGGCCATCATTTATCTTGGAATGGGAAGACATCCGCTTTTAGGTATGTTTACCGCATACGCCGGTGTGGCCGCAGGTTTCTGCGCCAACGTGGCCCTCGGACTTTCCGACGCCCTCGCCTACGGATATACGGAGGCGGCGGCCCAGATGATTGACCCAAATTATGTGGCTTCTCCCGCCATCAACTATTATTTCCTGATAGCCTCCTGTATCGTACTCTCGATCGTCGGAACAATCCTGACGGAAAAATTCATGGCGCCGCGTTTTGAGGGCCAGGACTTGAGTAAATATGAATATGATAAGGCGGCGGCTGAACTTTCTCCAAAACAGCATAAGGCCCTCAACCTGGCCGGCCTGTCTTTCGTAATTACGGTTGTGGTAATCATTGCAATGTGTCTCGGAAGCGATCCTGTTCTCGGCGACCCGGAAACAGGTTCCCTGATGGCCTCCACCTCTCCGTTTATGAGCGGAATTATTGTAACGGTATCCATCATTCTCTTTGTACCGGGCGCGGTATACGGATTTGCCTCCGGCAGATATAAGAATGACAAGGCGTTATTTGCAGACATCGTGGATGCGTTTAAAGATATGGCTCCATACATACTGCTGTGCTTCTTCTGTGCACAGTTTACAAACTACTTCAGCTGGAGCAACCTGGGAGCGATTATCGCCATCAAGGGCGCCGATCTGCTGACGGCAATGAACTTTACCGGTATTCCGTTACTCGTGGGTCTTGTCATTGTATCCTGTATCGTCAACCTGTTCATCGGTTCCGCATCGGCAAAATGGGCAATCCTGGCTCCCGTATTTGTACCGATGATGATGATCCTGGGATATGACCCCGCGGTTACACAGGTGGCATACAGAATCGGTGACTCCATCACCAACCCTCTGTCACCGCTGTTCTATTATTTCCCGCTGATCCTCGGATTTGCCAGAAGATATGAGAAAGATACGGGTATGGGAACAATTATAGCCAATATGATTCCTTATTCCGTGACCTTTACGGTAACATGGCTTATTTTGCTGGTAATCTGGGCAATGTTCAACCTGCCCCTGGGTCCTGGCGGCGGAATCTTTTTATAG